The Allocatelliglobosispora scoriae genome contains a region encoding:
- a CDS encoding phospholipase, protein MTRTRSVLLALPLAALFVAALAAPAAAAVPADKPAVLSSWTQTSAASYNSWLSARNNQGAWAAYAFNWSTDLCSTSPDNPLGFDFKLSCARHDFGYRNHKELGIFPANKARIDSAFYEDLKRKCSTYNAFVRPACTSLAWTYYQAVKNFGSLASVTPADIDRAAKLLPATSSAR, encoded by the coding sequence ATGACCCGCACCCGCTCCGTGCTGCTCGCCCTTCCCCTGGCCGCGCTCTTCGTCGCGGCCCTGGCCGCGCCCGCCGCCGCCGCCGTCCCCGCCGACAAGCCCGCCGTGCTCTCCAGCTGGACCCAGACCAGCGCCGCGAGCTACAACTCCTGGCTGAGCGCGCGCAACAACCAGGGCGCGTGGGCCGCATACGCCTTCAACTGGTCGACCGACCTCTGCTCCACCTCGCCGGACAACCCGCTCGGCTTCGACTTCAAGCTCTCCTGCGCGCGGCACGACTTCGGTTACCGCAACCACAAGGAGCTGGGGATCTTCCCCGCCAACAAGGCCCGCATCGACAGCGCCTTCTACGAGGATCTCAAGCGCAAGTGCTCGACCTACAACGCCTTCGTCCGGCCGGCCTGCACCAGCCTCGCCTGGACCTATTACCAGGCGGTCAAGAACTTCGGCTCGCTCGCCTCGGTCACCCCCGCCGACATCGACCGGGCCGCGAAGCTGCTGCCGGCTACTTCTTCAGCGCGCTGA